The following are from one region of the Cyanobium gracile PCC 6307 genome:
- a CDS encoding ArsR/SmtB family transcription factor has protein sequence MAGLRTAAAPPIPGASGPIACASAPLEAEEARLLLRALADPIRLQVIEALGGGERCVCDLTADLGLAQSKLSFHLKVLRETGLLADRQSGRWVYYRLQPQALERLRGWLAALAASCTAPAEPCG, from the coding sequence ATGGCCGGGTTAAGGACCGCTGCTGCTCCGCCGATCCCCGGTGCTTCTGGGCCGATCGCCTGTGCTTCGGCCCCCCTGGAGGCCGAAGAGGCACGCCTGCTGCTGCGGGCCCTGGCCGATCCGATCCGCCTGCAGGTGATCGAGGCCCTCGGCGGCGGCGAGCGCTGTGTCTGCGACCTCACCGCCGACCTGGGCCTGGCCCAGTCGAAGCTCTCGTTTCACCTCAAGGTGCTCAGGGAGACGGGCCTGCTGGCCGACCGCCAGAGCGGCCGCTGGGTCTACTACCGCCTGCAGCCCCAGGCCCTGGAGCGCCTGCGGGGCTGGCTCGCCGCCCTGGCCGCCAGCTGCACCGCTCCGGCCGAACCCTGCGGCTGA
- a CDS encoding ArsJ-associated glyceraldehyde-3-phosphate dehydrogenase: MRIGINGFGRIGRLVFRALWGRPGLVLVHVNDSAGDAAGAAHLLEFDSVHGRWSRAVAAEADGGGFTVDGSRVGWSRGSDPALVPWQEAGVELVLECSGKVKTPEALAPYLRQSGVKRVIVACPVKGELDGIAIPNIVFGINHGTYVPERHRVLTAASCTTNCLAPVVKVVHESFGIRHGSITTLHNITNTQVVIDSFKSDLRRARSCSQSLIPTTTGSAKAIGLIFPELQGKLNGHAVRVPLLNASLTDAVFELERPVTVEEVNGAFAAAAAGPLLGILGYEERPLVSVDYINDSRSSIVDALSTMVINGTQLKVYAWYDNEWGYSCRMADLACHVVALDAARAE; this comes from the coding sequence GTGAGGATCGGCATCAACGGGTTCGGGCGGATTGGTCGCCTGGTGTTCCGCGCCCTCTGGGGGCGGCCGGGCCTGGTGCTGGTTCACGTTAATGACAGCGCCGGGGACGCCGCCGGCGCTGCCCACCTGCTGGAGTTCGACTCGGTGCACGGCCGCTGGAGCCGGGCGGTGGCGGCCGAGGCCGACGGCGGGGGCTTCACGGTCGACGGGAGCCGGGTGGGCTGGTCGCGGGGGAGCGATCCGGCGCTGGTGCCCTGGCAGGAAGCGGGAGTGGAGCTGGTGCTCGAGTGCAGCGGCAAGGTCAAGACCCCCGAGGCCCTCGCCCCCTACCTGCGGCAGAGCGGCGTGAAGCGGGTGATCGTGGCCTGTCCCGTGAAGGGGGAGCTGGACGGCATCGCCATCCCCAACATCGTCTTCGGCATCAACCACGGCACCTACGTGCCGGAGCGGCACCGGGTGCTCACCGCCGCCTCCTGCACCACCAACTGCCTGGCGCCGGTGGTGAAGGTGGTGCACGAGAGCTTCGGCATCCGCCATGGCTCGATCACCACCCTGCACAACATCACCAACACCCAGGTGGTGATCGACAGCTTCAAGAGCGATCTGCGCCGGGCGCGCTCCTGCAGCCAGAGCCTGATCCCCACCACCACCGGCTCGGCCAAGGCCATCGGCCTGATCTTCCCCGAGCTGCAGGGCAAGCTCAACGGCCATGCCGTTCGCGTGCCCCTGCTCAATGCCTCGCTCACCGATGCGGTGTTCGAGCTGGAGCGCCCGGTGACGGTGGAGGAGGTGAACGGCGCCTTCGCGGCGGCGGCGGCGGGCCCGCTGCTGGGCATCCTGGGCTACGAGGAGCGGCCCCTGGTTTCGGTCGACTACATCAACGACAGCCGCAGTTCGATCGTCGATGCTCTCTCGACGATGGTGATCAATGGCACCCAGCTGAAGGTGTACGCCTGGTACGACAACGAGTGGGGCTACAGCTGCCGGATGGCGGATCTGGCCTGCCATGTGGTGGCTCTGGACGCCGCCCGGGCGGAGTGA
- the arsJ gene encoding organoarsenical effux MFS transporter ArsJ, whose amino-acid sequence MLPTLSGRPLTALQQYAIVTANYWCFTLTDGALRMLVVFHFRSLGYSTLEIAFLFLFYEFFGIITNLCGGWLGARFGLRLTLWTGTLMQVAALLMLVPVADSWPKWWSVAYVMVAQALSGIAKDLNKMSAKSAIKSVVPETPDDHDKGESQLFQWVAILTGSKNALKGVGFFLGGLLLATIGFNAAVGAMAAGLFLAFLFTLVLPGEIGRMKQKPAFTSLFSKSPGINRISLARFFLFGARDVWFVVALPVFLQTTLGWRYWEVGGFMGLWVIGYGLVQGSAPALRRRWGQTAPPGVSAVTFWSGLLTAIPALIAIALWREVGNPGVAVVVGLAAFGVVFAMNSSIHSYMILAYTDAESVSLNVGFYYMANAGGRLLGTVLSGALFLVGGLQACLWSSALLVGLAALVSTRLPAPPRQKRPQDLQPSSGG is encoded by the coding sequence ATGCTTCCGACCCTCTCCGGCCGGCCGCTCACGGCCCTGCAGCAGTACGCCATCGTCACGGCCAACTACTGGTGCTTCACCCTTACCGACGGCGCCCTGCGGATGCTGGTGGTGTTCCACTTCCGCTCGCTGGGCTACAGCACCCTGGAGATCGCCTTCCTGTTTCTCTTCTACGAGTTCTTCGGCATCATCACCAACCTCTGCGGCGGCTGGCTGGGGGCCCGCTTCGGCCTGCGCCTCACCCTCTGGACCGGCACCCTGATGCAGGTGGCGGCCCTGCTGATGCTGGTGCCCGTTGCCGACAGCTGGCCGAAATGGTGGAGCGTGGCCTATGTGATGGTGGCCCAGGCGCTCAGCGGCATCGCCAAGGATCTCAACAAGATGAGCGCCAAAAGTGCCATCAAGTCGGTGGTTCCGGAAACCCCCGACGACCACGACAAGGGCGAGAGCCAGCTGTTCCAGTGGGTGGCGATCCTCACCGGCTCCAAGAACGCCCTCAAGGGAGTGGGGTTCTTCCTCGGCGGCCTGCTGCTGGCCACGATCGGCTTCAACGCCGCCGTCGGCGCCATGGCAGCCGGCCTGTTCCTGGCCTTCCTGTTCACCCTGGTGCTGCCCGGGGAGATCGGCCGCATGAAACAGAAGCCCGCCTTCACCTCCCTGTTCTCCAAGTCCCCCGGCATCAATCGCATCTCCCTGGCCCGGTTCTTTCTCTTCGGCGCCAGGGATGTCTGGTTCGTGGTGGCCCTGCCGGTGTTCCTGCAGACCACCCTCGGCTGGCGCTACTGGGAGGTGGGCGGCTTCATGGGGCTGTGGGTGATCGGCTATGGCCTGGTGCAGGGATCGGCCCCGGCCCTGCGGCGCCGCTGGGGCCAGACCGCGCCGCCAGGCGTCTCCGCCGTGACCTTCTGGAGCGGACTGCTCACCGCCATTCCGGCCCTGATCGCCATCGCCCTCTGGCGCGAGGTGGGGAATCCCGGTGTGGCCGTGGTGGTGGGACTGGCGGCCTTCGGGGTGGTGTTCGCCATGAATTCCTCGATCCACAGCTACATGATCCTGGCCTACACCGATGCCGAATCGGTGAGCCTGAACGTGGGCTTCTATTACATGGCCAACGCCGGCGGCCGCCTGCTCGGCACGGTGCTCTCGGGTGCCCTGTTCCTGGTGGGGGGCCTGCAGGCCTGCTTGTGGAGCTCGGCCCTGCTGGTGGGGCTGGCCGCTCTGGTGAGCACCCGGCTGCCGGCACCGCCGCGGCAGAAGCGACCCCAAGACCTGCAGCCGTCCTCAGGGGGGTGA
- a CDS encoding DUF3598 family protein: protein MPSSAPPRQRLLEVNGGCWEGLFHRLGPDGREIERFPTRLRVSDEDGTIEAALTYLNSGRTVPMRFREPPAAMQISDAGHWSLGMDRMGPWPWIAELCVVHGERRRRVVLRHGVERLESFTYAREWRPGTGDGGPATLLVAEIETIASGEASGSRWRLDDDVEVVIAPAPGQPGPVRVTLAWHPAGACPCRIERRYTPYGLLEPLPPD from the coding sequence ATGCCATCGAGTGCCCCGCCCCGCCAGAGGTTGCTGGAGGTGAACGGCGGCTGCTGGGAGGGCCTGTTCCACCGGCTCGGCCCCGATGGCCGCGAGATCGAGCGCTTCCCCACCCGCCTGCGGGTGAGCGATGAGGACGGCACGATCGAGGCCGCCCTCACCTACCTCAATTCCGGTCGCACCGTGCCGATGCGCTTCCGCGAGCCGCCGGCAGCGATGCAGATCAGCGACGCCGGCCACTGGAGCCTGGGCATGGATCGGATGGGCCCGTGGCCCTGGATCGCCGAGCTCTGCGTCGTCCACGGCGAGCGGCGCCGGCGCGTGGTGCTGCGCCATGGCGTCGAGCGGCTCGAGAGCTTCACCTATGCCCGGGAATGGCGGCCCGGCACAGGTGACGGCGGCCCCGCCACGCTGCTGGTCGCCGAGATCGAGACCATCGCCTCAGGGGAGGCCAGCGGCAGCCGCTGGCGCTTGGACGACGACGTGGAGGTGGTCATTGCCCCCGCGCCCGGCCAGCCGGGGCCCGTGCGGGTGACGCTCGCCTGGCACCCCGCCGGCGCCTGCCCGTGCCGGATCGAGCGGCGCTACACCCCCTACGGTCTGCTGGAGCCGCTGCCGCCGGACTGA
- a CDS encoding histone deacetylase family protein, whose product MGPPLVYHPAYAVPLPSGHRFPMQKFRLLKERLEQLELARPGQIHQPLPAPRRWLELVHGRGYHEAFSRGLLTPQEVRRIGLPVSEPLVRRSWLAVGGTVLTARLALRHGLACHLAGGTHHAFPLHGSGFCIFNDCAVAARVLLAEGLVRQVLVVDLDVHQGDGTAAIFTGDPRVFSFSMHAASNFPLHKQTGDLDLALEDGVGDDAYLRTLERTLPDLLDQVRPDLVLYNAGVDPHRDDRLGRLELSDDGLHRRDRLVIDAALRRRLPVATVIGGGYDDLAALVERHTLVVRAADGLARIHATGTERSCPVTDGPRPGQG is encoded by the coding sequence ATGGGCCCCCCGCTGGTGTATCACCCGGCCTATGCGGTTCCCCTCCCCAGCGGCCATCGCTTCCCGATGCAGAAGTTCCGGTTGCTGAAGGAGCGGCTGGAGCAGCTGGAGCTGGCCCGCCCGGGGCAGATCCACCAGCCCCTGCCGGCGCCACGCCGCTGGCTGGAGCTGGTGCATGGGCGCGGCTACCACGAGGCCTTCTCCCGGGGGCTGCTCACCCCCCAGGAGGTGCGCCGCATCGGCCTGCCCGTGTCGGAACCGCTGGTGCGCCGCAGCTGGCTGGCGGTGGGGGGCACCGTACTCACGGCCCGGCTGGCCCTGCGCCATGGCCTGGCCTGCCACCTGGCCGGCGGCACCCACCACGCCTTCCCGCTGCACGGCAGCGGCTTCTGCATCTTCAACGACTGCGCCGTGGCGGCCAGGGTGCTGCTGGCCGAGGGCCTGGTGCGGCAGGTGCTGGTGGTGGATCTGGACGTGCACCAGGGGGACGGCACGGCGGCGATCTTCACCGGCGACCCCCGGGTGTTCAGCTTCTCGATGCACGCGGCCAGCAACTTCCCCCTGCACAAGCAGACGGGCGACCTTGACCTGGCCCTGGAGGACGGCGTCGGGGATGACGCCTACCTGCGGACCCTGGAGCGGACCCTGCCGGATCTGCTGGATCAGGTGCGCCCGGATCTGGTGCTCTACAACGCCGGCGTCGATCCCCACCGGGACGACCGCCTCGGCCGGCTGGAGCTGAGCGATGACGGCCTGCACAGGCGCGACCGGCTGGTGATCGATGCGGCCCTGCGGCGCCGCCTGCCGGTGGCCACCGTCATCGGCGGGGGCTACGACGACCTGGCGGCCCTGGTGGAGCGCCACACCCTGGTGGTGCGGGCCGCCGATGGGCTCGCCCGGATCCACGCCACCGGCACGGAGCGGTCATGTCCGGTCACAGATGGCCCCCGCCCCGGTCAGGGCTGA
- a CDS encoding PilZ domain-containing protein produces MYQDQHPEGKRARTRHLVPVGVSVSLTLPTKKSVFVNLRDVSVQGACILRQGNLDVQEDDTVFFEAHNYDAGSKVTLRSKVCWVRNTGFNTYVGLSFVNASLSQDALTRLVA; encoded by the coding sequence ATGTACCAGGATCAGCATCCCGAAGGGAAGCGGGCCAGAACACGGCACCTCGTCCCGGTCGGCGTTTCGGTCAGTCTCACCCTTCCCACGAAGAAATCGGTGTTCGTCAATCTTCGCGATGTCAGCGTGCAGGGAGCCTGCATCCTGCGTCAAGGCAACCTGGACGTTCAGGAGGACGACACGGTTTTTTTCGAAGCCCACAACTATGACGCCGGCTCCAAGGTGACCCTGCGCTCCAAGGTGTGCTGGGTGCGCAACACCGGCTTCAACACCTACGTAGGCCTGTCCTTCGTCAACGCCTCTCTCTCCCAGGACGCCCTCACCAGGCTCGTCGCCTGA
- a CDS encoding pentapeptide repeat-containing protein, with amino-acid sequence MRRPSPDSTWYARQKRRRASPFFRLLDRSFGFRVLVAGLLSFALLAVVNRFENCHAKAGQADCLTSNVLEIISIGTVESFSIVTAAIFYLLEAGQRKEKEHQEMFELLLAQRQAGASNSLGRLRALEMFSADGLWQDGFDLQGSDLEGLRIPFGRWRGANFSNTVLRNADCHGADLAQADFSSSDLTAADFRGADLRGANFSGADLTQADLRGALLDGARFHGAVLSRTLTDGPLPVQDGGPSGEGE; translated from the coding sequence ATGCGCAGGCCCTCCCCCGACTCCACCTGGTATGCCCGCCAGAAACGCCGGCGCGCCTCGCCGTTCTTCCGACTGCTGGACCGCTCCTTCGGTTTCCGGGTGCTGGTGGCCGGGCTGCTGTCCTTCGCGTTGCTGGCCGTGGTCAATCGCTTCGAGAACTGCCATGCCAAGGCCGGGCAGGCCGATTGTCTGACCAGCAATGTGCTGGAAATCATCAGCATCGGCACGGTCGAATCGTTCAGCATCGTTACGGCGGCAATCTTCTATCTGCTCGAAGCCGGTCAGCGCAAGGAGAAGGAGCACCAGGAGATGTTCGAGCTGCTTCTGGCCCAGCGTCAGGCCGGGGCCTCCAACAGCCTCGGACGACTTCGGGCCCTGGAGATGTTTTCCGCCGATGGCCTCTGGCAGGACGGCTTTGATCTGCAGGGATCGGATCTCGAAGGCCTGAGGATCCCTTTTGGCCGCTGGCGTGGTGCCAATTTCTCCAACACGGTGCTGCGCAACGCCGATTGCCATGGCGCTGATCTGGCCCAGGCTGATTTCAGCAGCTCGGATCTGACGGCGGCGGATTTCAGGGGCGCCGATCTGCGTGGGGCCAACTTCAGCGGTGCCGACCTGACCCAGGCTGATCTGCGGGGGGCCCTCCTCGACGGGGCCAGGTTCCACGGCGCCGTTCTCAGCCGGACGCTCACGGACGGCCCCCTTCCGGTTCAGGACGGTGGACCGAGTGGCGAGGGGGAGTGA
- a CDS encoding HAD family hydrolase yields the protein MTADAGPDPLPSWREGSVKRRLLAFVAAVSTPGDPAWVAPEERIAVFDNDGTLWSEQPMYVQLAFALQRARSLVAERAELARHPLVAAALADDIDALMGHGLRGLLELAALTHAGMADAAFTDLARAWLREARHPGLGVPYTGLVYQPMLELLALLRAREFRSWIVTGGGVEFVRVFAEESYGIPPERVIGSTLQLRYGEESGQPTVWREPVVDSINDGDAKPVGIARAIGRRPIAAFGNSDGDLAMLRWTTAGPGQRLGLLLHHDDGEREVAYDRTSRFGRLDQGLKLAQRHDWSLVSLRRDWDRIFPSPPTQD from the coding sequence ATGACCGCTGACGCTGGCCCCGATCCCCTGCCCTCCTGGCGGGAGGGCAGCGTCAAAAGGCGTCTGCTCGCGTTCGTCGCGGCCGTCAGCACCCCCGGGGACCCCGCCTGGGTGGCGCCGGAGGAGCGGATCGCCGTGTTCGACAACGACGGCACGCTCTGGTCGGAGCAGCCGATGTACGTGCAGCTGGCCTTCGCCCTCCAGCGGGCCCGCAGCCTGGTGGCGGAGCGGGCCGAGCTGGCCCGCCATCCGCTGGTGGCAGCAGCCCTGGCCGACGACATCGACGCCCTGATGGGCCACGGCCTGCGGGGGCTGCTGGAACTGGCCGCCCTCACCCACGCCGGGATGGCCGACGCGGCCTTCACCGACCTGGCCCGCGCCTGGCTGCGGGAGGCCCGCCATCCCGGGCTGGGGGTGCCCTACACCGGGCTCGTCTACCAGCCGATGTTGGAACTGCTGGCGCTCCTGCGGGCCAGGGAGTTCCGCAGCTGGATCGTGACCGGCGGGGGTGTCGAGTTCGTGCGGGTGTTCGCCGAGGAGTCCTACGGCATCCCTCCGGAGCGGGTGATCGGCTCGACGCTGCAGCTGCGCTATGGCGAGGAGAGCGGCCAGCCGACTGTCTGGCGCGAACCCGTGGTCGATTCCATCAACGACGGCGACGCCAAGCCGGTGGGCATCGCACGGGCCATCGGTCGCCGCCCGATCGCGGCCTTCGGCAACTCCGACGGCGACCTGGCGATGCTGCGCTGGACCACCGCCGGCCCCGGCCAGCGGCTGGGGCTGCTGCTGCACCACGATGACGGCGAGCGGGAGGTGGCCTACGACCGCACCTCCCGCTTCGGCCGCCTGGATCAGGGCCTGAAGCTGGCCCAACGCCACGACTGGAGCCTGGTCAGCCTGCGGCGTGACTGGGACCGGATCTTCCCCTCGCCTCCAACCCAGGACTAA
- the psbA gene encoding photosystem II q(b) protein has translation MTATLQQRSGASVWNQFCEWVTSTNNRLYVGWFGVLMIPTLLAATICFIVAFIAAPPVDIDGIREPVAGSLMYGNNIISGAVVPSSNAIGLHFYPIWEAASLDEWLYNGGPYQLVVFHFLIGVFAYMGREWELSYRLGMRPWICVAYSAPVAAASAVFLIYPFGQGSFSDGMPLGISGTFNYMLVFQAEHNILMHPFHMLGVAGVFGGSLFSAMHGSLVTSSLVRETTESESQNYGYKFGQEEETYNIVAAHGYFGRLIFQYASFNNSRSLHFFLAAWPVIGIWFTALGVSTMAFNLNGFNFNQSILDGQGRVINTWADVLNRAGLGMEVMHERNAHNFPLDLAAASATPVALTAPAIG, from the coding sequence ATGACCGCCACTCTCCAGCAGCGCTCCGGCGCTTCGGTGTGGAACCAGTTCTGTGAGTGGGTCACCTCCACCAACAACCGCCTCTACGTCGGTTGGTTCGGTGTGCTGATGATCCCCACCCTGCTGGCCGCCACCATCTGCTTCATCGTCGCCTTCATCGCGGCGCCCCCCGTCGACATCGACGGCATCCGTGAGCCCGTCGCCGGCTCCCTGATGTACGGCAACAACATCATCTCCGGCGCCGTTGTTCCTTCCAGCAACGCCATCGGCCTGCACTTCTATCCCATCTGGGAAGCCGCCAGCCTCGACGAGTGGCTGTACAACGGTGGCCCCTACCAGCTGGTGGTCTTCCACTTCCTGATCGGCGTCTTCGCCTACATGGGCCGCGAGTGGGAACTCTCCTACCGCCTCGGCATGCGCCCCTGGATCTGCGTCGCCTACTCCGCCCCCGTGGCGGCCGCCAGCGCCGTGTTCCTGATTTACCCCTTCGGTCAGGGTTCCTTCTCCGACGGCATGCCCCTCGGCATCAGCGGCACCTTCAATTACATGCTGGTGTTCCAGGCTGAGCACAACATCCTGATGCACCCCTTCCACATGCTGGGTGTGGCGGGTGTGTTCGGTGGCTCCCTGTTCTCCGCCATGCATGGCTCCCTCGTCACCAGCTCCCTGGTGCGTGAGACGACCGAGAGCGAGTCGCAGAACTACGGCTACAAGTTCGGCCAAGAGGAAGAGACCTACAACATCGTGGCTGCCCACGGTTACTTCGGTCGCCTGATCTTCCAGTACGCCTCCTTCAACAACAGCCGCAGCCTCCACTTCTTCCTGGCCGCCTGGCCCGTGATCGGCATCTGGTTCACCGCCCTGGGCGTGAGCACGATGGCCTTCAACCTGAACGGCTTCAACTTCAACCAGTCCATCCTGGATGGTCAGGGCCGGGTGATCAACACCTGGGCCGATGTGCTCAACCGTGCCGGCCTCGGCATGGAAGTGATGCACGAGCGCAATGCGCACAACTTCCCCCTCGACCTGGCCGCCGCCAGCGCCACCCCTGTGGCCCTGACCGCTCCGGCGATCGGCTGA
- a CDS encoding aspartoacylase, with protein sequence MVAGRVMVVGGTHGNERNAPWLLEAWGRHPALLRSSGLALELVLGNPAAHAAGVRYLDQDLNRSFVPDLLAAPGPGNRELERARELLARHAPSGSAPCLVALDLHSTTAAMGSSLVVYGRRPADLALAAGLQQRLGLPIYLHEQDRAQTGYLVERWPCGLVVEVGPVPQGVIQEPICRQSQLALEAALEVLAEARSGTLRQPERLVVHRHLGSLDLPRHGDGSPAAVVHPQRQGRDWQPIAAGDPLFLTAEGATIPFHPREDQEEGPVWAVFINEAAYGEKGIALSLTRRESWPVAPGWGQALADLARELQSPG encoded by the coding sequence ATGGTGGCGGGCCGGGTGATGGTGGTGGGGGGGACCCACGGCAACGAGCGCAACGCGCCCTGGCTGCTGGAGGCCTGGGGACGGCATCCGGCGCTGCTGCGCAGCAGCGGCCTCGCCCTGGAGCTGGTGCTGGGTAACCCCGCCGCCCATGCCGCCGGGGTGCGCTACCTCGACCAGGACCTCAACCGCAGCTTCGTGCCCGACCTGCTGGCCGCCCCCGGACCGGGGAACCGGGAACTGGAGCGGGCCCGGGAACTGCTGGCCCGCCACGCGCCCAGCGGCAGCGCCCCCTGCCTGGTGGCCCTCGACCTGCACAGCACCACGGCCGCCATGGGCAGCAGCCTGGTGGTCTACGGCCGGCGGCCGGCCGATCTGGCCCTGGCGGCGGGCTTGCAGCAGCGCCTGGGCCTGCCGATCTACCTGCATGAGCAGGACCGGGCCCAGACCGGCTACCTGGTCGAGCGCTGGCCCTGCGGGCTGGTGGTGGAGGTGGGCCCGGTGCCCCAGGGCGTGATCCAGGAGCCCATCTGCCGGCAGAGCCAGCTGGCCCTGGAGGCGGCCCTGGAGGTGCTGGCGGAGGCCCGCTCCGGAACCCTGCGGCAGCCGGAGCGGCTAGTGGTGCACCGGCACCTGGGCAGCCTCGATCTGCCGCGCCATGGGGATGGTTCCCCGGCGGCGGTGGTGCATCCCCAGCGCCAGGGCCGCGACTGGCAGCCGATCGCCGCCGGCGACCCGCTGTTCCTGACGGCCGAGGGGGCCACGATCCCCTTCCACCCGCGGGAGGACCAGGAGGAGGGGCCCGTCTGGGCGGTGTTCATCAACGAGGCCGCCTACGGCGAGAAGGGCATCGCCCTCAGCCTCACCCGCCGGGAGTCCTGGCCGGTGGCGCCGGGCTGGGGCCAGGCCCTGGCCGACCTGGCCCGGGAGCTTCAGAGCCCGGGCTGA
- a CDS encoding glutathione S-transferase C-terminal domain-containing protein has product MAPPAALVRSARQLWQCQWRLLMGGLGPADSQGRYRRPAGAFTALPPVPADAAEAGTHVLIVGRSCPWAHRAWITWSLRGLAPMIDTVVVVPDPDAGRWRFSEPFEGCATLLELYRRSGADPRARATVPALYSRRTGTILVNESARLIELLNAWPSVPGAPELAPPADLPAITAWRERLQGEVNDGVYRCGFARNQAAYDEAEAALFAALEAVEAALAAGGESGGWLCGGAGPSLADVVLFPTLIRMELVYAPLFGCSRRPLWQLPRLWDWRRRFHSLEGVAATCFPDAWRTDYFGALFPLHPSGIVPAGPDLATLVGSPPPAAPGAPIR; this is encoded by the coding sequence ATGGCCCCGCCCGCCGCACTGGTGCGCTCCGCCCGGCAGCTCTGGCAGTGCCAGTGGCGCCTGCTGATGGGCGGCCTCGGCCCCGCCGACAGCCAGGGCCGCTACCGCCGGCCGGCCGGGGCCTTCACGGCCCTGCCACCGGTGCCAGCGGACGCCGCCGAGGCCGGCACCCATGTGCTGATCGTGGGCCGCAGCTGCCCCTGGGCCCATCGGGCCTGGATCACCTGGAGCCTGCGGGGCCTGGCCCCGATGATCGACACGGTGGTGGTGGTTCCCGATCCCGACGCCGGTCGCTGGCGGTTCAGCGAGCCCTTCGAGGGCTGCGCGACCCTGCTGGAGCTCTACCGCCGCAGCGGCGCCGATCCCCGGGCCCGGGCCACCGTGCCGGCCCTCTATTCCCGGCGGACGGGGACGATCCTGGTGAACGAGAGCGCCCGCCTGATCGAGCTGCTCAACGCCTGGCCCTCGGTGCCCGGGGCTCCGGAGCTGGCCCCCCCGGCGGATCTGCCGGCGATCACCGCCTGGCGGGAGCGCCTGCAGGGGGAGGTCAACGATGGGGTGTACCGCTGTGGCTTCGCCCGCAACCAGGCGGCCTACGACGAGGCCGAGGCGGCCCTGTTCGCCGCCCTGGAGGCGGTCGAGGCGGCCCTCGCCGCCGGCGGGGAGAGCGGCGGCTGGCTCTGCGGCGGCGCCGGGCCCAGCCTGGCGGATGTGGTGCTCTTCCCCACCCTGATCCGGATGGAACTGGTCTACGCCCCCCTGTTCGGCTGCAGCCGCCGGCCCCTCTGGCAGCTGCCCCGGCTGTGGGACTGGCGGCGGCGCTTCCACAGCCTCGAAGGGGTGGCCGCCACCTGCTTCCCGGACGCCTGGCGGACCGACTATTTCGGGGCCCTGTTCCCCCTGCATCCCTCCGGCATCGTCCCGGCGGGACCGGACCTGGCCACACTGGTGGGCAGCCCGCCCCCAGCCGCCCCCGGCGCCCCCATCCGATGA
- a CDS encoding DUF2301 domain-containing membrane protein encodes MSSTLATPDGADPVFEGVYGRFTITATDRREVLGYRLALTTVALGQLALLAQWRQLGPSLLWPWLLVMAAGLGLALRWIHIYLRPLHRALQLFWLAGCLGGALLALRAGPGQMLPALVDQPLWILAVGPYFAALAGIGFKEFFCFQRPEAIGVTLLLPLALLGRLAGVLSPATTASLLAAEALLLLVLCLRKFPMPAAADVGDKSVFAHLEQQRRGPGPSVKAP; translated from the coding sequence ATGAGCAGCACCCTGGCCACCCCGGACGGCGCCGACCCCGTCTTCGAGGGGGTGTACGGCCGCTTCACGATCACCGCCACCGACCGCCGCGAGGTGCTCGGCTACCGCCTGGCCCTGACGACCGTGGCCCTCGGCCAGCTGGCCCTGCTGGCCCAGTGGCGCCAGCTCGGCCCCAGCCTGCTCTGGCCCTGGCTGCTGGTGATGGCGGCCGGACTTGGCCTGGCCCTGCGCTGGATCCACATCTACCTGCGTCCCCTGCACCGGGCCCTGCAGCTGTTCTGGCTGGCGGGCTGCCTGGGCGGAGCGCTGCTGGCCCTGCGGGCCGGACCGGGCCAGATGCTTCCCGCCCTGGTGGACCAGCCCCTCTGGATCCTGGCGGTGGGGCCCTACTTCGCCGCCCTGGCCGGCATCGGCTTCAAGGAGTTCTTCTGCTTCCAGCGCCCGGAGGCGATCGGCGTCACCCTGCTGCTGCCCCTGGCCCTGCTCGGCCGCCTGGCCGGCGTGCTGAGCCCGGCCACCACCGCCAGCCTGCTGGCGGCCGAAGCCCTGCTGCTGCTGGTGCTCTGCCTGCGCAAGTTCCCGATGCCGGCGGCGGCGGACGTGGGCGACAAGAGCGTCTTCGCCCACCTGGAACAGCAGCGCCGGGGGCCGGGCCCGTCCGTCAAAGCCCCATGA